Proteins from a genomic interval of Erwinia sp. SLM-02:
- a CDS encoding L-lactate MFS transporter, giving the protein MSTSTLSRSANRTRWLTLTGTIITQFALGSVYTWSLFNGQLSSKLDAPISKVAFSFGLLSLGLALASSVAGKLQERFGVRNVTLSAGLLMAAGLMLTSQADNLFMLYLTAGVLVGLADGAGYLITLSNCVKWFPERKGLISACSIGAYGLGSLGFKFICSYLLSVNSLETTFIIWGGLAMSMIVLGSLMMKDAPLQKASASSHSQPVRDYTLAESMRMPQYWMLALMFLTACMSGLYVIGVAKDIGESLVNLSAQTAASAVTIIAIANLSGRLVLGVMSDKVARIRVISLAQVVSLCGMGILLFSSMNETTFFIAVACVAFSFGGTITVYPSLVSDFFGLNNLTKNYGVIYLGFGIGSVLGSLIASLFGGFMVTFSLIMALLVVSLLMSAVIRMPNATAQQKKELQHA; this is encoded by the coding sequence ATGAGCACATCAACCCTGAGCCGCAGCGCTAACCGCACCCGCTGGTTAACCCTGACCGGCACCATCATTACTCAGTTTGCCCTGGGTTCCGTTTACACCTGGAGCCTGTTCAACGGCCAGCTGTCCAGCAAGCTGGATGCGCCAATCAGCAAGGTGGCGTTTTCCTTTGGCCTGCTGAGCCTCGGTCTGGCCCTGGCCTCTTCCGTTGCCGGGAAATTACAGGAACGTTTTGGCGTGCGTAACGTTACGCTGTCCGCCGGTTTGCTGATGGCCGCCGGCCTGATGCTGACCTCCCAGGCGGATAACCTGTTTATGCTCTACCTGACGGCGGGGGTGCTGGTCGGTCTGGCGGATGGCGCAGGCTATCTGATCACCCTGTCTAACTGCGTGAAGTGGTTCCCGGAGCGTAAGGGGCTGATCTCCGCCTGCTCCATCGGCGCATACGGACTGGGCAGCCTGGGCTTCAAATTTATCTGTAGCTACCTGCTAAGCGTGAACAGCCTGGAAACCACCTTTATCATCTGGGGCGGGCTGGCGATGAGCATGATTGTTCTGGGTTCACTGATGATGAAGGATGCACCGCTGCAGAAAGCTTCAGCCAGTAGCCATTCTCAGCCGGTTCGTGATTACACTCTGGCCGAATCCATGCGTATGCCGCAGTACTGGATGCTGGCACTGATGTTCCTGACGGCGTGCATGAGCGGCCTGTATGTGATTGGCGTGGCGAAGGATATCGGTGAGAGCCTGGTTAACCTCAGCGCGCAGACCGCGGCCAGCGCGGTCACGATTATCGCTATCGCCAACCTGAGCGGTCGCCTGGTACTGGGTGTGATGTCTGATAAAGTGGCGCGTATCCGGGTGATCAGCCTGGCGCAGGTTGTTTCACTGTGCGGTATGGGTATCCTGCTGTTCAGCAGCATGAACGAAACCACCTTCTTTATTGCCGTGGCCTGCGTCGCCTTCAGCTTCGGCGGCACCATCACCGTTTATCCGTCACTGGTCAGTGATTTCTTCGGCCTCAACAATCTGACCAAAAACTACGGCGTTATTTACCTCGGCTTCGGTATCGGCAGCGTGCTCGGCTCGCTGATCGCCTCCCTGTTCGGCGGCTTTATGGTGACCTTCAGTCTGATTATGGCGCTGCTGGTGGTATCGCTGCTGATGTCGGCGGTTATCCGTATGCCAAACGCCACTGCGCAGCAGAAAAAAGAGCTGCAGCACGCCTGA
- a CDS encoding SMP-30/gluconolactonase/LRE family protein translates to MSYQVENVLRAQTELGECPLWDTQQQVLWFVDILAPALHRFDPASGEHQVWPVAEDIGCIGLCEGGGLIAALRSGVCFLNEQGEIVRRIADNPGEAARSRFNDGRVDPFGRFWCGSLWEPQDRNGGRLCRVDENLQLTVQAEDIKISNGLAFSPDRRWMYHTDTPNGVMFRYPLDASGNPGNREVVRHFIQQQGGLPDGAAVDSEGFYWSAMFDGQRVIRLDPASGEIVDEIPLPVRWPTMVAFGGSDLKTLYITSSRENRTPEELAQYPQSGDLFAVRVSVAGLPEPRFVHS, encoded by the coding sequence ATGAGCTATCAGGTAGAAAACGTACTGCGCGCGCAGACCGAACTGGGCGAGTGCCCGCTGTGGGATACGCAACAGCAGGTGCTGTGGTTTGTCGATATTCTGGCCCCGGCGCTGCATCGTTTCGATCCCGCCAGCGGTGAGCATCAGGTCTGGCCGGTTGCGGAGGATATCGGCTGCATCGGCCTGTGCGAAGGGGGCGGATTGATTGCCGCACTGCGCAGCGGGGTGTGTTTCCTGAATGAGCAGGGGGAGATCGTCCGGCGCATTGCGGACAATCCCGGAGAGGCCGCGCGGAGCCGCTTTAACGATGGCCGCGTCGACCCGTTTGGCCGCTTCTGGTGCGGCAGCCTGTGGGAACCTCAGGATCGCAACGGCGGCAGGCTCTGCCGCGTGGACGAGAACCTGCAACTGACGGTACAGGCAGAGGACATCAAGATCTCCAACGGGCTGGCATTTTCACCCGATCGCCGCTGGATGTACCACACCGATACGCCGAACGGCGTGATGTTTCGCTATCCGCTTGATGCGTCGGGCAATCCGGGCAACCGTGAAGTGGTCAGGCACTTTATCCAGCAGCAGGGCGGTTTGCCGGACGGGGCCGCCGTGGACAGTGAGGGCTTCTACTGGTCGGCGATGTTCGACGGTCAGCGGGTGATACGCCTCGACCCGGCCAGCGGCGAAATTGTCGATGAGATCCCGCTGCCGGTGCGCTGGCCCACTATGGTGGCCTTTGGCGGCAGCGACCTGAAAACGCTGTATATCACCAGCTCGCGTGAAAACCGGACCCCGGAAGAGCTGGCGCAGTATCCGCAGTCCGGCGATCTGTTCGCGGTGCGGGTCAGCGTGGCCGGCTTGCCCGAGCCACGTTTTGTCCACTCATAA
- a CDS encoding universal stress protein has product MKTLLVAVDNSGIARKVVSLATEQALALRAEVVVLCCIDVSYASSGPFEIEAGEDPGDFGMALDEQNTAEAVVRRALSELQKSGVAARGRVIAGESAETIVAQANTLNAAMIIMGRRHLSSFNRLLKGSCSASVIERASCPVLVDVRAD; this is encoded by the coding sequence ATGAAAACGCTTTTGGTGGCCGTTGATAACTCTGGGATTGCTCGTAAAGTCGTGTCGCTGGCAACGGAACAGGCGCTGGCGCTGCGGGCCGAGGTGGTGGTGCTGTGCTGTATTGACGTCAGCTATGCCTCATCCGGGCCGTTTGAGATTGAAGCCGGAGAAGATCCCGGTGATTTTGGCATGGCGCTGGACGAACAAAACACCGCCGAAGCCGTGGTGCGTCGTGCACTGTCAGAGCTGCAAAAGTCTGGCGTAGCGGCGCGCGGTCGGGTGATTGCCGGTGAATCGGCTGAAACCATCGTTGCCCAGGCCAACACGCTGAACGCCGCGATGATTATCATGGGCCGTCGGCACCTTTCTTCATTTAATCGCCTGCTGAAAGGCTCGTGCAGCGCATCGGTCATTGAACGCGCCAGCTGCCCGGTACTCGTTGACGTTCGGGCAGATTAA
- a CDS encoding IclR family transcriptional regulator, with product MSEPATPHDEERTGGIQVITRAAKILDALGAKPNGMSLGEIALAVDLPRSTVQRIVAALDSVQLVRSHGAGGVRLGPALLRLIANVHTDVVAIAQPWLQALCQATGETVSLGRASGLQLAIVHYVVADRELRVVPRIGMNLPLYSTSGGRALLALDSDEAARELLGEAYQAITDLTVRDFPALLAHLTEIRHTGLAYDRGETLEGVSTMAVAIDTILGRFSISLLVPTPRFEKFEDHYRQEILKCKLGMVDEIGKVALRD from the coding sequence ATGTCTGAACCCGCAACTCCGCACGATGAAGAAAGGACCGGTGGCATTCAGGTCATCACCCGGGCGGCAAAAATTCTGGATGCGCTGGGCGCAAAACCTAACGGTATGAGCCTCGGCGAAATTGCGCTGGCGGTGGATCTGCCGCGTTCTACCGTGCAGCGCATCGTCGCCGCGCTCGATTCCGTACAGCTGGTACGCAGCCACGGTGCGGGTGGGGTGCGGCTTGGTCCGGCTCTACTGCGGCTGATCGCCAACGTGCATACCGACGTGGTGGCGATTGCGCAGCCCTGGCTTCAGGCGCTGTGCCAGGCTACGGGCGAAACGGTATCGCTGGGCAGAGCCAGCGGATTGCAGCTGGCCATCGTGCATTACGTGGTGGCGGATCGCGAACTGCGCGTGGTGCCGCGTATTGGCATGAACCTGCCGCTTTACAGTACCTCCGGCGGCCGTGCGCTGCTGGCGCTGGACAGCGACGAAGCCGCCCGGGAGCTGCTGGGTGAAGCCTACCAGGCGATCACCGATCTGACCGTGCGTGATTTCCCGGCGCTGCTGGCGCATCTGACGGAAATTCGTCATACCGGTCTGGCCTATGACCGCGGTGAAACGCTGGAGGGCGTATCCACGATGGCGGTGGCTATCGATACTATTCTGGGACGTTTTTCCATCAGTCTTCTGGTTCCCACTCCCCGTTTTGAAAAATTTGAAGATCATTACCGCCAGGAGATCCTGAAATGTAAGCTCGGGATGGTGGATGAAATTGGCAAAGTGGCATTGCGTGATTAA
- a CDS encoding MFS transporter translates to MNSPPVAMPPPHPFTLRLALGLIGVLIATLSSGLNDRVTDLALADIRAAISIDYDTGSWITSAYQAAEVAAMMIAPWLAVTFSLRRFTLVATTGFACLAMVQPLVSDPTLFITLRVIQGLFGGALPPMLMTVALRFLPPTIKLYGLAAYAMTATFGPNMAASLAAFWTDSVGWQFAFWQVIPPCLIAALLIGWGLPQDPLRLERLRQIDAFGMLTGCSGMALLILGLTQGERLEWFESPLIAGMLLASAALLLTFFINEWYHPLPLFKLQMLQRKNLAHGLLVLAGVLMVSLSGSALPSAYFAQIEGFRTAQFAPLALTIGLPQLLIAPLVATLLNLRQVDCRWVLIAGAGLMIASCLLGTQLTGEWARQNFWLIQALQAFGQPMLILPVLMSATSVVMPPEGPFASAMFNTVRGFSSVAAGSLVENFLTHREKFHSHVLVDNLGNRPWLIVANSSDTASSLQPLLPDGSASSTENLSHFSTLVKHQATILSISDTYLLLIGFALLLVVLTAWLPKRVWPPQTLINSAPQTTRTTS, encoded by the coding sequence ATGAACAGCCCGCCGGTGGCGATGCCGCCGCCGCATCCTTTTACCCTGCGCCTGGCTCTCGGGCTGATTGGGGTCTTGATTGCCACCCTCAGTTCCGGCCTTAACGATCGCGTCACCGATCTGGCGCTGGCGGATATCCGCGCGGCGATTAGCATCGACTACGATACCGGCAGCTGGATAACCTCTGCCTATCAGGCTGCTGAAGTCGCCGCGATGATGATCGCCCCGTGGCTGGCGGTCACCTTCTCACTTCGTCGTTTTACCCTGGTGGCAACGACGGGTTTTGCCTGCCTGGCGATGGTACAGCCATTGGTGTCCGACCCCACTCTGTTTATTACGCTGCGGGTGATTCAGGGGCTGTTCGGTGGTGCACTGCCGCCGATGCTGATGACCGTCGCGCTGCGCTTCCTGCCGCCGACGATCAAGCTCTACGGCCTTGCGGCCTATGCGATGACGGCGACCTTCGGCCCCAATATGGCCGCGTCCCTCGCCGCCTTCTGGACCGATTCGGTCGGCTGGCAGTTTGCTTTCTGGCAGGTGATCCCCCCCTGTCTGATCGCCGCCTTGCTGATCGGCTGGGGACTGCCGCAGGATCCGCTGCGCCTGGAGCGTCTGCGGCAGATCGATGCCTTTGGGATGCTGACCGGCTGTAGCGGGATGGCGCTGCTGATCCTCGGCCTAACTCAGGGTGAAAGGCTGGAATGGTTTGAATCGCCGCTCATCGCCGGTATGCTGCTGGCATCCGCGGCGCTGCTGCTGACCTTCTTTATTAACGAGTGGTATCACCCGCTGCCGCTGTTCAAACTGCAGATGCTGCAGCGCAAAAATCTTGCCCACGGCCTGCTGGTCCTGGCAGGAGTCCTGATGGTGTCGCTCTCAGGCTCGGCGCTGCCTTCGGCGTATTTTGCGCAGATTGAGGGCTTCCGCACCGCGCAGTTTGCCCCGCTGGCGCTGACCATTGGCCTGCCGCAGCTGCTGATCGCCCCGCTTGTCGCCACGCTGTTGAATCTGCGCCAGGTGGACTGCCGCTGGGTGCTCATCGCCGGAGCCGGACTGATGATTGCGTCCTGCCTGCTGGGCACGCAGCTGACCGGTGAGTGGGCACGGCAGAATTTCTGGCTGATCCAGGCACTGCAGGCCTTCGGCCAGCCGATGCTGATCCTGCCGGTCTTGATGAGCGCCACCAGCGTGGTGATGCCGCCGGAAGGACCGTTTGCCTCGGCAATGTTTAATACCGTGCGCGGTTTTTCCAGCGTCGCGGCCGGCAGCCTGGTCGAGAATTTCCTCACCCATCGCGAGAAATTCCACTCCCATGTGCTGGTCGATAACCTGGGTAACCGCCCCTGGCTGATTGTGGCAAACAGCAGCGATACGGCCAGCAGCCTCCAGCCGCTGTTGCCCGACGGGTCGGCGAGCTCGACGGAAAATCTCAGCCACTTCAGCACGCTGGTGAAACACCAGGCGACGATCCTCAGCATCAGCGACACCTATCTGCTGCTTATCGGCTTTGCCCTGCTGCTGGTAGTGCTGACCGCCTGGCTGCCAAAACGCGTCTGGCCGCCGCAAACCCTGATTAATTCTGCTCCGCAAACAACGAGAACAACATCATGA
- a CDS encoding HlyD family secretion protein gives MSFTPAKRTSLLALLLLALLGMAFFIWSAIGSHDYRTNDAVVTADYTLVAPKISGYISHVNVADNQQVKAGDVLATIDDRDYRVALETARANLQISEAKLSSVQAQLDQQQATIAQNEAAVSASQASLNYAGQNAERYRQLLKSGTATADEQQKSNSTMLSAAAQVKQSQAAVLAARKQVPVLQASVRQAEADIAASKASVDQAELNLSYTRIAAPISGTVGQRSLREGAWVSAGTRLLAVVPLQQSYVLANFLETQLAHVSSGQPVSITVDALPGVTLRGHVDSIAPATGSTFAAITADNATGNYTKVVQRLPVKIVLERDQPDLARLRVGMSVIPELKMR, from the coding sequence ATGAGTTTCACACCTGCAAAACGTACCTCACTGCTGGCGCTGCTGCTGCTGGCTCTGCTGGGGATGGCCTTTTTTATCTGGTCGGCGATCGGCAGCCACGACTATCGCACCAACGATGCGGTGGTCACCGCAGATTACACGCTGGTGGCCCCGAAAATTTCCGGCTATATCAGCCACGTGAACGTGGCTGACAACCAGCAAGTTAAGGCCGGTGACGTGCTGGCAACGATTGACGATCGCGATTACCGCGTGGCGCTGGAGACGGCCCGGGCGAATTTGCAGATTAGCGAAGCCAAGCTGAGTAGCGTTCAGGCGCAGCTCGACCAGCAGCAGGCGACCATCGCGCAGAATGAAGCGGCGGTCAGCGCCAGCCAGGCGTCTCTTAACTATGCCGGGCAAAACGCGGAGCGCTACCGCCAGCTGTTGAAAAGCGGCACGGCAACCGCCGACGAGCAGCAGAAATCGAACTCAACCATGCTGAGCGCCGCCGCGCAGGTGAAGCAGAGCCAGGCCGCAGTGCTGGCCGCGCGCAAACAGGTTCCGGTCCTGCAGGCCAGCGTGCGCCAGGCGGAAGCCGATATTGCCGCGTCGAAAGCCAGCGTCGATCAGGCCGAGCTGAACCTTTCCTATACCCGCATTGCCGCGCCGATCTCCGGCACGGTGGGTCAGCGCTCGCTGCGTGAGGGGGCGTGGGTGTCTGCCGGTACGCGTCTGCTGGCGGTGGTTCCCCTGCAGCAGAGCTACGTGCTGGCAAATTTCCTGGAAACGCAGCTCGCCCACGTCAGCAGCGGCCAGCCGGTCAGCATTACCGTTGACGCACTGCCCGGCGTAACCCTGCGCGGCCACGTCGACAGCATTGCTCCGGCGACCGGCTCGACCTTCGCGGCCATCACGGCGGATAACGCCACCGGTAATTACACCAAAGTGGTTCAGCGCCTGCCGGTTAAAATCGTTCTGGAGAGGGATCAGCCGGATCTGGCGCGTCTGCGGGTGGGAATGTCGGTGATTCCTGAATTAAAAATGCGCTAA
- the ypdK gene encoding membrane protein YpdK, with protein sequence MKYAFMGISFILLLWVGTFYLML encoded by the coding sequence GTGAAATACGCGTTTATGGGGATTTCGTTTATCCTGCTACTGTGGGTCGGCACCTTTTATCTGATGCTGTAG
- the alaC gene encoding alanine transaminase — MADISSTRRFSRIERLPPYVFNITAELKMAARRRGEDIIDFSMGNPDGPTPPHIVEKLCTVAQREDTHGYSTSRGIPRLRRAISRWYADRYQVDIDPESEAIVTIGSKEGLAHLMLATLDHGDTVLVPNPSYPIHIYGAVIAGAQVRSVPLVAGIDFFNELERAIRESYPKPKMMILGFPSNPTAQCVELDFFERVIALAKQYNVLVVHDLAYADIVYDGWKAPSIMEVPGARDVAVEFFTLSKSYNMAGWRIGFMVGNKDLVAALARIKSYHDYGTFTPLQVAAIAALEGDQQCVRDIAEQYKRRRDVLVKGLHEAGWMVDNPKASMYVWAKIPDRYAHLGSLEFAKLLLQEAKVCVSPGIGFGDYGDTHVRFALIENSDRIRQAVRGIKTMFRADGILPSAAKGSAETL, encoded by the coding sequence ATGGCTGATATCAGTTCAACCCGTCGTTTCTCCCGTATAGAACGCCTCCCACCCTACGTGTTCAACATCACCGCTGAACTGAAGATGGCCGCCCGCCGTCGTGGGGAAGATATTATCGATTTCAGCATGGGCAACCCGGATGGCCCGACGCCACCGCACATCGTGGAGAAACTCTGCACCGTTGCCCAGCGCGAAGACACGCACGGCTATTCCACTTCACGCGGCATTCCGCGCCTGCGCCGGGCAATTTCCCGCTGGTATGCCGATCGCTACCAGGTGGATATCGATCCGGAATCGGAAGCCATTGTCACCATCGGCTCGAAAGAGGGGCTGGCACACCTGATGCTGGCGACGCTCGATCACGGCGACACGGTGCTGGTGCCGAATCCCAGCTACCCCATCCATATTTACGGCGCGGTGATTGCGGGTGCGCAGGTGCGTTCCGTTCCGCTGGTGGCGGGCATCGACTTCTTTAACGAGCTCGAGCGCGCCATTCGCGAAAGCTATCCCAAGCCGAAAATGATGATCCTGGGCTTCCCGTCCAATCCGACCGCGCAGTGCGTGGAGCTGGACTTCTTCGAACGGGTTATCGCTCTGGCGAAGCAGTACAACGTGCTGGTGGTCCACGATCTGGCCTATGCCGATATCGTCTATGACGGCTGGAAAGCGCCGTCGATTATGGAAGTGCCGGGCGCGCGCGATGTGGCGGTGGAGTTCTTCACCCTGTCAAAAAGCTACAACATGGCCGGCTGGCGTATTGGCTTTATGGTGGGTAACAAAGATCTGGTTGCCGCGCTGGCACGTATTAAAAGCTATCACGACTACGGCACTTTCACCCCGCTGCAGGTGGCGGCAATCGCCGCGCTGGAGGGCGACCAGCAGTGCGTGCGCGATATCGCCGAGCAGTATAAGCGCCGCCGCGATGTGCTGGTGAAAGGACTGCACGAAGCCGGATGGATGGTTGATAATCCTAAAGCCTCAATGTACGTCTGGGCCAAAATTCCCGATCGCTACGCCCACCTTGGATCGCTGGAATTTGCCAAACTGCTGCTGCAGGAAGCGAAAGTCTGCGTTTCACCGGGAATTGGCTTTGGCGACTACGGCGATACCCACGTGCGTTTTGCGCTGATTGAAAACAGCGATCGCATCCGCCAGGCGGTAAGAGGGATTAAAACGATGTTCCGGGCAGATGGCATACTGCCATCCGCCGCGAAAGGTAGCGCGGAAACGCTCTGA
- a CDS encoding GNAT family N-acetyltransferase — MQLTTERLILTRLQPEDWQLFLQVHSDEDSMRFISAVPQLADIRQRFQDRLAPWLVTSFHMLCLVVRRKADGEPVGLIGTNAEWAPYRQAEVGYSLLSTHFGHGYGSEALAALSEYLFRECEFHKLKAQVVEGNWASRRVLEKNGFELEGTLRDNYLLRGQWVNDWLFGRVNPLG, encoded by the coding sequence ATGCAACTGACCACCGAACGATTAATTCTTACCCGACTGCAGCCGGAAGACTGGCAGCTTTTTTTACAGGTCCACAGCGATGAAGACAGCATGCGGTTTATCAGCGCCGTACCGCAACTGGCTGACATCCGCCAGCGCTTTCAGGATCGCCTGGCCCCCTGGCTGGTCACCAGTTTTCATATGCTGTGCCTGGTGGTGCGGCGCAAGGCGGACGGCGAGCCGGTCGGGCTGATCGGCACCAATGCAGAATGGGCACCGTACCGGCAGGCGGAAGTCGGTTATTCGCTGCTCAGCACCCACTTTGGCCACGGCTACGGCAGCGAGGCGCTGGCCGCACTCAGTGAATATTTATTTCGCGAATGCGAGTTCCACAAGCTCAAAGCGCAGGTGGTGGAGGGCAACTGGGCGTCACGCCGGGTGCTGGAAAAAAACGGCTTCGAGCTGGAAGGCACCCTGCGGGATAACTATCTGCTGCGCGGGCAGTGGGTGAATGACTGGCTGTTTGGGCGCGTTAATCCGCTGGGATAA
- a CDS encoding sensor histidine kinase yields MLLAVFDRAALMLISLFFLTRTRHFRQLLQKDEHSRQELFAVTAIFSLFALFSTWTGINVEGSLVNVRTIAIMSGGILFGPWVGIATGVIAGVHRFLIDIHGVTSVPCLITSIVAGIASGWINLKVVKEKRWSAGIIGGMLCESLTMLLIVLWASPTSLGIDIVSEIAIPMILGASSIGLIVLLVQSVEGEKEASAARQAKLALDIANKTLPLFRQINSHSLRQVCEIIRSDIKADAVAITDKHQIMAYVGFGEENYRNGDDGISPTTSAAIAEGKIIIKNNDEAHRTPEIHSMIVIPLWEKGEVTGTLKIYYCHAHRITSSLKEMAIGLSQIISTQLEVSRAEQLREMANKAELRALQSKINPHFLFNALNAISSSIRLNPDTARQLITNLSRYLRYNLELNDDEIIDIKKELYQVKDYIAIEQARFGDKLTVIYDIQEDVSCSLPSLLIQPLIENAIVHGIHPCRGKGVVTLSIKDQGDRVRIAVRDTGNGIAEDVIARVENNEMPGNKIGLLNVHHRVRLLYGEGLHIHRLNPGTEISFYISKNGSPLPENQRISLSV; encoded by the coding sequence ATGTTGCTCGCCGTATTCGACCGTGCAGCGCTGATGCTGATCAGCCTGTTTTTTCTTACCCGCACCCGCCACTTTCGCCAGCTGCTGCAGAAGGATGAACACTCGCGTCAGGAACTGTTCGCCGTCACGGCCATCTTCTCGCTGTTTGCGCTGTTCAGTACCTGGACCGGAATCAATGTTGAAGGCTCGCTGGTCAACGTACGGACCATCGCCATTATGTCCGGTGGGATCCTGTTCGGCCCCTGGGTGGGCATCGCCACCGGGGTGATTGCCGGGGTACACCGTTTTCTGATCGATATTCACGGCGTCACGTCGGTTCCCTGCCTGATCACCAGCATCGTGGCCGGTATCGCTTCCGGCTGGATTAATCTCAAGGTGGTGAAAGAGAAACGCTGGAGCGCCGGGATTATCGGCGGCATGCTGTGCGAATCGCTGACCATGCTGCTGATTGTGCTGTGGGCATCACCGACCTCGTTAGGAATTGATATTGTCTCTGAAATCGCCATTCCCATGATCCTCGGCGCCAGCAGCATCGGTCTGATCGTGCTGCTGGTGCAGAGCGTGGAGGGCGAGAAGGAAGCCAGCGCGGCGCGTCAGGCCAAACTGGCGCTGGATATCGCCAATAAAACCCTGCCGCTGTTCCGTCAAATCAACAGCCATTCCCTGCGTCAGGTGTGTGAAATTATCCGCAGCGATATCAAAGCGGATGCCGTGGCGATCACCGATAAGCATCAGATCATGGCCTATGTCGGCTTCGGTGAGGAGAATTACCGCAACGGTGATGACGGTATCAGCCCGACCACCTCGGCTGCCATTGCCGAAGGGAAAATCATCATCAAGAACAATGATGAGGCCCACCGCACCCCGGAAATTCATTCGATGATTGTCATACCGCTGTGGGAAAAAGGGGAAGTCACCGGCACGCTGAAGATTTACTACTGCCATGCGCACCGCATCACCTCTTCGCTGAAAGAGATGGCTATCGGCCTGTCGCAGATTATTTCCACCCAGCTTGAGGTGTCGCGCGCCGAACAGCTACGGGAAATGGCCAATAAAGCCGAGCTGCGGGCGCTGCAAAGCAAAATCAATCCCCACTTCCTGTTTAACGCGCTGAATGCCATCTCCTCCTCTATCCGGCTGAATCCGGACACCGCGCGCCAGCTGATTACCAATCTCTCTCGCTACCTGCGTTACAACCTTGAGCTTAACGATGATGAAATCATCGATATCAAGAAAGAGCTGTATCAGGTGAAGGACTACATCGCTATTGAACAGGCGCGATTCGGCGATAAGCTGACGGTAATCTACGATATTCAGGAGGATGTCAGCTGTTCGCTGCCGAGCCTGCTTATCCAGCCGCTGATCGAAAATGCGATCGTTCACGGCATTCATCCCTGCCGGGGTAAGGGCGTGGTGACGCTAAGTATTAAAGACCAGGGCGACCGCGTGCGGATTGCGGTGCGCGATACCGGCAATGGCATTGCCGAAGACGTTATCGCCCGGGTAGAAAATAATGAGATGCCGGGGAATAAAATTGGCCTGCTGAACGTTCATCACCGGGTCAGGCTGCTGTATGGTGAAGGGCTGCACATCCATCGGCTGAATCCGGGCACGGAGATTTCCTTCTACATCAGTAAAAATGGATCACCGCTGCCGGAAAACCAGCGTATTTCGCTGTCGGTATAA
- a CDS encoding LytR/AlgR family response regulator transcription factor → MKAIIVEDEFLAQQELSWLIRQHSQIVIEATFDDGLDVLKYLQSHQVDVIFLDINIPSLDGMLLAQNISKFASKPLIVFITAYKEHAVDAFELEAFDYILKPYHEMRIITLLRKLENYAGQDQIQNTASPRPASHSINLVKDERIIVTDINDIYYAEAHEKLTFVYTRREEYVMSMNMTEFCSRLPEDYFFRCHRSYCVNLSKIREIEPWFNNTYILKLRDLEFQVPVSRSKVKEFRQLMRL, encoded by the coding sequence GTGAAAGCGATAATTGTTGAAGACGAGTTTCTGGCCCAACAGGAGCTGAGCTGGCTTATCCGCCAGCACAGCCAGATAGTCATTGAAGCGACCTTTGATGACGGGCTGGACGTTTTGAAATATCTGCAGAGCCATCAGGTGGACGTGATATTTCTGGATATCAATATCCCCTCGCTGGACGGGATGCTGCTGGCGCAGAACATCAGCAAGTTCGCCAGTAAACCGCTGATCGTGTTTATTACCGCCTATAAAGAGCACGCGGTAGACGCCTTTGAGCTGGAAGCATTCGACTACATCCTCAAGCCGTACCACGAAATGCGCATCATAACCCTGCTGCGCAAGCTGGAAAACTACGCCGGTCAGGATCAGATACAGAACACCGCCAGCCCGCGCCCCGCCTCCCACAGCATCAATCTGGTGAAGGATGAGCGGATTATCGTGACCGATATCAACGATATTTATTACGCCGAAGCGCACGAGAAGCTGACGTTTGTTTATACCCGGCGGGAAGAGTATGTGATGTCGATGAATATGACCGAATTTTGCAGCCGACTGCCCGAAGATTACTTCTTCCGCTGCCATCGCTCTTACTGCGTTAACCTCAGCAAGATCCGCGAGATCGAACCCTGGTTCAACAATACCTATATTCTGAAACTGCGCGATCTGGAGTTTCAGGTACCGGTAAGCCGCAGCAAGGTGAAGGAGTTTCGCCAGCTGATGCGCCTTTAG